A stretch of the Aspergillus puulaauensis MK2 DNA, chromosome 6, nearly complete sequence genome encodes the following:
- a CDS encoding GFA family protein (COG:S;~EggNog:ENOG410Q2H7;~InterPro:IPR011057,IPR006913;~PFAM:PF04828;~go_function: GO:0016846 - carbon-sulfur lyase activity [Evidence IEA]), translated as MSTKTLNGSCLCGKITYALDLPASEPNPKIVACHCTSCKKYTGSAFSSNLMLSPSSIRYTSSTKPSIFTDNSTDSGNPLARALCSECGSHFTSSPQDAPTWTALKWGTLDEEARAQCNELGGEIYCKRRDGWVDGLVKGGEERFKAEGMS; from the exons ATGTCCACCAAAACCCTAAACGGCTCGTGCCTCTGCGGCAAAATCACATACGCGCTCGACCTGCCAGCGTCCGAGCCAAACCCCAAG ATCGTAGCCTGCCACTGCACCAGCTGCAAAAAATACACGGGCtccgccttctcctcgaacCTCATgctctcgccctcctcgatCCGGTACACGAGCAGCACCAAGCCGAGCATATTCACAGACAACTCCACGGACAGCGGGAACCCGCTCGCGCGCGCGCTGTGCAGCGAGTGCGGGTCGCATTTCACGTCGTCGCCGCAGGATGCACCGACCTGGACGGCGCTGAAGTGGGGGacgctggatgaggaggcgagAGCGCAGTGTAATGAGCTGGGAGGGGAGATTTATTGTAAAAGGAGGGATGGGTGGGTTGATGGTTTGGTTAAAGGTGGGGAGGAGCGTTTTAAGGCTGAGGGGATGTCGTGA
- a CDS encoding putative proteinase (COG:S;~EggNog:ENOG410PJV4;~InterPro:IPR000073,IPR029058,IPR013595;~MEROPS:MER0004231;~PFAM:PF08386,PF00561;~TransMembrane:2 (o41-61i316-335o)), translated as MSLQKGTTDSRHMEDYKDSSLSGGRNPNGGPPRRRGPSRGYTAGPAVLVLTVLAGLSWWLLPVSMEREINLSHDLPEPQFAWNQITPSEALEYHDCFGEFQCARLDVPMDWHRSDGQGARVAIAVTRLPAKVPVTDPRYGGAIVVNPGGPGGSGVTQVLLSGHNLQTIADASVLPSSDVGDAPKYFDIIGFDPRGVNNTTPGFSCFPNLFSQRNWELQAEADGMLGSSADSFMRNWQRAIALNIGCSQGLSTPSAEGDILGEHLNTPPVARDVLEIVERHGEWREKQAQRQYDNCDHDSDEFMLTRTKWRRGQEKLIYWGRSYGTVIGATFAALYPDRVERMVLDGVVDARKYYSGVGPEPIADADNVFDKLIVYCDKMGEGCPFYVGGGPAAIKEAYKDIENSLFNTSLAVQPSATRGPEVVTWTDLKTIQRIAIYQPLMAFSYLAGAASDLVKGDGSALAEFKHGRRAPVCPSAECLISGPWSPDCQGTGQNELYAMSAILCGDADYMQGVDEEGFIQNLRSLRELSSTFGNYWAHTRLNCVGWKAKPKWRMSVPVTGNTSHPILLVNNILDPVTPLQSAKTMSAAFPGSVLLRQDSEGHCTLAAPSTCIAQSIRKYFQNGKLPVPGTVCDADLKPLLGAPNKMDNEDKTLDEIALDKALLDEALRPRTQFPL; from the exons ATGTCTCTGCAAAAAGGCACAACAGACTCAAGACATATGGAAGACTATAAAGATTCCAGTCTTTCCGGCGGCCGGAATCCAAATGGCGGCCCTCCACGGCGACGCGGGCCCTCCCGCGGATATACTGCCGGTCCCGCGGTTTTGGTACTGACGGTTCTCGCGGGGTTATCGTGGTGGTTGCTCCCAGTATCGATGGAACGAGAGATCAACCTATCGCATGACTTACCAGAGCCTCAATTTGCTTGGAATCAG ATCACACCGTCTGAAGCGCTGGAGTACCATGACTGCTTTGGTGAATTTCAATGCGCGCGCCTTGACGTCCCGATGGATTGGCATCGGTCAGACGGCCAAGGAGCTCGTGTGGCTATTGCTGTCACTCGGCTGCCGGCCAAGGTTCCCGTGACGGACCCTCGATACGGTGGAGCGATAGTAGTCAACCCTG GCGGCCCTGGTGGCTCCGGAGTCACCCAGGTCCTTCTCAGCGGCCACAACCTACAGACAATTGCAGATGCAAGCGTTCTGCCGTCGTCGGATGTCGGAGATGCCCCGAAGTACTTTGATATCATCGGGTTCGACCCTCGCGGCGTCAACAACACTACACCGGGGTTTAGTTGTTTTCCCAATCTCTTCTCCCAAAGAAACTGGGAACTTCAAGCCGAGGCGGACGGGATGCTCGGCAGCTCGGCAGACTCGTTTATGCGAAACTGGCAGCGCGCCATTGCTCTAAACATTGGATGTTCACAGGGTCTCTCCACTCCATCTGCCGAAGGCGATATCCTGGGAGAGCATCTTAACACTCCTCCAGTGGCCCGGGATGTGCTTGAAATTGTTGAGCGGCATGGCGAGTGGCGGGAGAAACAGGCCCAACGGCAATATGACAACTGCGACCATGACTCCGACGAATTCATGCTTACTCGAACGAAATGGCGCCGCGGACAAGAGAAGCTTATCTACTGGGGCCGGTCCTACGGGACCGTCATTGGCGCAACATTTGCAGCCCTGTATCCAGACCGTGTTGAACGGATGGTATTGGACGGCGTGGTTGATGCGCGGAAGTACTATTCTGGGGTTGGCCCGGAGCCTATTGCCGATGCAGACAACGTATTTGATAAACTTATAGTTTACTGCGACAAGATGGGAGAAGGCTGTCCTTTCTACGTAGGAGGGGGCCCTGCCGCCATCAAAGAGGCCTACAAGGACATAGAGAACAGTCTCTTCAATACATCCCTGGCAGTTCAGCCATCTGCGACGCGCGGTCCGGAAGTGGTGACATGGACGGACTTGAAGACTATCCAGCGGATTGCTATATATCAGCCTTTGATGGCATTCTCGTATCTTGCAGGGGCCGCCAGCGATCTTGTCAAAGGAGATGGTTCGGCCCTGGCTGAGTTTAAACACGGCAGACGGGCACCCGTTTGCCCATCTGCCGAGTGTTTGATCTCTGGCCCCTGGTCACCCGATTGCCAAGGAACTGGGCAGAATGAACTGTACGCGATGTCCGCCATTCTCTGCGGTGACGCGGACTACATGCAGGgtgtggatgaggagggtttCATCCAGAATTTGCGGAGCCTCCGCGAGCTTAGCAGTACCTTTGGCAATTACTGGGCCCATACGCGTCTGAATTGTGTCGGGTGGAAGGCGAAGCCCAAATGGAGGATGTCCG TTCCTGTCACTGGGAACACTTCTCACCCGATACTCTTAGTAAATAACATCCTCGACCCAGTTACTCCCCTGCAAAG TGCGAAGACGATGTCGGCGGCTTTTCCGGGGTCGGTTTTACTGCGGCAAGATTCGGAGGGG CATTGCACCCTCGCAGCACCCTCGACGTGCATAGCCCAGTCCATCCGCAAGTATTTCCAGAACGGCAAGCTCCCGGTGCCGGGGACGGTTTGCGACGCAGATCTGAAACCACTGCTCGGCGCACCGAACAAGATGGACAACGAAGACAAGACCCTCGACGAAATCGCCCTGGACAAGGCGCTGCTGGACGAAGCGCTGCGACCGAGGACGCAATTCCCATTATAG
- a CDS encoding class II aldolase/adducin family protein (COG:T,Z;~EggNog:ENOG410PIQ8;~InterPro:IPR036409,IPR001303;~PFAM:PF00596) produces MPPSATDAAADGLTSPKVSSQEAGAANAKIKMPIPCPPVFEDKLKEREYLKGRLAAAFRIFGKNGYDEGVAGHITLRDPVDPTTFWVNPFGVAFSQIKASDLIQVDHSGAVIDGGPCRMLNAAAFMIHSAIHSARPDVLCAAHSHSLYGRSFCSLGRELDITTQDSCAFYNDHVLYKQFNGVVLAEEEGHNIAAALGTKKAALLQNHGLLTVGQTIEETVFWFVSLEKCCHAQLLADAAAAGRGGATVKIDDADAAFTYKTVGSSLAGYFSAKPLFDVIHEETGGKYLE; encoded by the exons ATGCCTCCCTCCGCCACAGACGCAGCCGCCGATGGCCTAACCAGCCCCAAGGTCTCCAGCCAGGAGGCCGGagccgccaacgccaaaaTCAAGATGCCCATCCCCTGCCCCCCGGTCTTCGAGGACAAGCTCAAGGAGCGCGAGTACCTCAAGGGCCGTCTCGCCGCGGCCTTCCGCATCTTCGGCAAGAACGGCTATGACGAGG GTGTCGCCGGCCACATCACCCTCCGCGACCCCGTCGACCCCACAACCTTCTGGGTCAACCCCTTCGGCGTCGCATTCTCGCAAATCAAAGCCTCGGATCTCATCCAGGTCGACCACTCCGGCGCCGTGATTGACGGCGGCCCGTGCAGAATGCTTAATGCAGCGGCTTTCATGATCCATTCTGCCATTCACTCCGCGAGACCCGATGTGCTCTGTGCGGCGCATAGCCATTCGCTCTACGGACGCTCGTTTTGTTCCCTCGGTAGGGAATTGGATATTACGACGCAGGATTCGTGTGCTTTTTATAAT GACCACGTCCTCTACAAACAATTCAACggcgtcgtcctcgccgaagaagaaggacatAACATCGCAGCCGCCCTAGGCACCAAGAAAGCAGCCTTACTCCAGAACCACGGCCTGCTGACTGTCGGCCAGACCATTGAGGAGACGGTCTTCTGGTTCGTGTCGCTGGAGAAATGCTGCCACGCCCAGCTGCTGGCTGACGCCGCGGCGGCGGGCAGAGGCGGCGCCACGGTTAAGATTGATGATGCGGATGCGGCGTTTACGTATAAGACTGTGGGGTCGAGTTTGGCGGGGTATTTCAGTGCGAAGCCGCTTTTTGATGTTATTCATGAGGAGACGGGGGGGAAGTATTTGGAGTAA
- a CDS encoding threonine/serine exporter family protein (COG:S;~EggNog:ENOG410QDH4;~InterPro:IPR010619,IPR024528;~PFAM:PF06738,PF12821;~TransMembrane:10 (i528-546o552-571i583-602o614-635i647-671o691-709i716-733o739-759i771-796o816-844i)), with protein MSAPEGHSYELTQPFPELDNAALDDGTPSDRQAEASGPAVTEPAEPAAPPTPPTPPPAAAVEVQPLVGARVEEPRNRVRFRSFSSFREADDRPPQRPPIIRNDSDYSVRSYHSMMGYDPNDISANVSEASAADLLSRTPPDSRQGSESHDITVAELGQQAGTATEVTPPRRAAPVSSSVRERFRHAGELIRRRTELFGERLGRDTFDDGGDLGASLLPDDFDEALQQQHHHHQPSHRDEEKGGLEEPAAQPLPSAEAHRLVRSVTQNPARRRKPRSAYARSGQSTPEGALRPESWYGSGKFGGGGILAQLLRLQAAQGGSGTSSAPVSDAESDTESPVSSGAATPRKEKLKWYKKSSHQNQHSTTSLVGAGMNLSSTTLPAPPDAFLTPKRGKRKAYKKTRLEDEIRVTVHIAEILARQRYIMQLCRALMRYGAPTHRMEEYMKMTARVLEVEGQFLYLPGCMIMSFDDPTTRTAEVKLVRVVQGVDLGRLADTHNVYKNVVHDLIGVEEAISELDQIMSRKPRFNKWLLVPAYGFASAAVGPFAFDARPIDMPIIFLLGAIVGLMQHVLAPRSVLYSNVFEVTAAVLTSFLARAFGSVPGINGEQHLFCFSALSQSSIALILPGFMVLCSSLELQSHQIIAGSIRMVYAIIYSLFLGYGVTVGTTIYGLIDGAATSDKSCANLDIYGSKYIQRFCFVPLFVVFVAIINQAKWKQLPVMIFIALCGYITNYFSTTKLGSNSEVANTVGAFTIGLLGNLYSRVWRGHAAAAILPAIFVLVPSGLASSGSLIAGLNYADSVRENLKNGTSENIASQDTSIASLGFGMVQIAIGITVGLFVSALVVYPFGKRRSGLFNF; from the coding sequence ATGTCCGCTCCGGAGGGCCATTCCTACGAATTAACCCAGCCTTTCCCTGAACTCGACAACGCTGCCCTTGACGATGGTACGCCATCTGACAGGCAAGCTGAGGCATCAGGTCCAGCTGTAACGGAACCCGCGGAACCTgcagcaccaccaacaccaccaacaccacccccagcagccgctGTAGAAGTCCAACCACTCGTCGGCGCCCGCGTAGAAGAGCCCCGAAACCGCGTACGCTTCCGctccttcagcagcttccgCGAGGCAGACGACCGGCCACCGCAGCGCCCTCCCATCATCCGCAATGACTCCGACTACTCCGTGCGCTCCTACCACTCCATGATGGGCTACGACCCTAACGACATCTCCGCCAACGTCTCCGAGGCTTCCGCCGCCGACCTGCTCTCCCGCACACCCCCGGACTCCCGCCAGGGCTCAGAGTCCCACGATATCACAGTTGCCGAGCTAGGACAGCAGGCAGGCACTGCTACCGAAGTGACGCCGCCGCGCCGCGCCGCGCCAGTGTCGTCGAGTGTGCGCGAGCGGTTCCGGCACGCGGGCGAGCTGATCCGCAGGCGCACTGAGTTGTTTGGCGAGCGGCTCGGCCGGGATACGTTTGACGATGGAGGTGATCTGGGCGCGTCCTTGCTGCCGGATGATTTTGATGAGgcgcttcagcagcagcatcatcatcatcagcccTCGCATcgggatgaagaaaaaggcGGGCTTGAGGAGCCCGCGGCCCAGCCGCTTCCGAGTGCGGAGGCGCATCGGCTCGTGCGCAGTGTCACCCAGAACCCTgcgcggcggaggaagccGCGGTCGGCGTATGCGCGGTCCGGCCAGAGTACGCCTGAGGGGGCACTGCGGCCGGAGTCGTGGTATGGGAGTGGGAAGTTTGGGGGAGGTGGGATTCTGGCGCAGCTGCTTCGGTTGCAGGCGGCGCAGGGGGGATCCGGGACGTCGAGTGCGCCTGTGAGCGACGCCGAGTCGGATACGGAGTCGCCGGTGTCTTCGGGGGCTGCGACGCCCAGGAAGGAAAAGTTGAAGTGGTATAAGAAGTCGAGCCACCAGAATCAGCATTCTACAACCTCGCTGGTCGGGGCAGGGATGAATCTGAGTAGTACGACGCTGCCGGCGCCGCCGGATGCGTTTTTGACCCCGAAGCgagggaagaggaaggcgtATAAGAAGACGAggctggaggatgagattCGAGTGACGGTGCATATTGCGGAGATTCTGGCGCGCCAGCGGTATATCATGCAGCTTTGTCGGGCGTTGATGCGGTATGGGGCTCCGACGCATCGCATGGAGGAGTATATGAAGATGACGGCGCgggtgctggaggtggagggtCAGTTTCTGTATCTGCCTGGGTGTATGATCATGTCGTTTGACGATCCTACCACGCGTACTGCTGAAGTCAAGCTCGTTCGCGTTGTTCAGGGTGTCGACCTGGGTCGTCTCGCAGACACGCACAACGTCTACAAGAACGTCGTCCACGACctcatcggcgtcgaagaagcAATCTCCGAACTCGACCAGATCATGTCGCGCAAGCCTCGCTTTAATAAATGGCTTCTGGTCCCAGCCTATGGCTTTGCGAGTGCTGCCGTTGGTCCTTTTGCCTTTGACGCTCGGCCCATCGACATGcctatcatcttcctcctgggcGCTATTGTCGGCCTCATGCAGCACGTCCTGGCCCCCAGATCGGTCCTCTACTCGAACGTCTTCGAAGtcactgctgctgtcctgACCTCTTTCCTCGCCCGCGCTTTTGGCTCTGTCCCAGGCATCAACGGCGAACAGCatctcttctgcttctctgccctctcccagtcctccatcgccctcatcctccccggTTTCATGGTCCTCTGCTCCTCTCTCGAGCTGCAATCCCACCAGATCATCGCCGGCTCCATCCGCATGGTCTACGCAATCATCtactccctcttcctcggctaCGGCGTCACAGTCGGAACCACCATCTACGGCCTGATCGACGGGGCCGCAACGTCCGACAAGTCCTGCGCCAACCTCGACATCTACGGCTCGAAATACATCCAGCGCTTCTGCTTCGTgcccctcttcgtcgtcttcgtcgctATCATCAACCAGGCCAAATGGAAGCAGCTGCCCGTTAtgatcttcatcgccctctgCGGATACATCACAAACTACTTCAGCACGACCAAGTTGGGTTCCAACTCCGAGGTCGCTAATACTGTCGGCGCATTCACGATCGGACTGCTAGGGAACCTGTACAGTCGTGTCTGGCGCGGTCACGCAGCTGCTGCGATTCTACCTGCTATCTTCGTCCTTGTCCCGTCGGGGCTTGCGTCCAGTGGCTCCCTCATCGCTGGTCTGAACTACGCCGACTCGGTGCGCGAGAACCTGAAGAACGGCACGTCCGAGAATATCGCGAGCCAGGACACGTCGATTGCAAGTCTTGGTTTCGGCATGGTGCAGATTGCCATTGGGATTACGGTCgggttgtttgtttcggCCCTGGTGGTTTATCCGtttgggaagaggaggagtgGGCTTTTCAACTTCTAA